The following coding sequences lie in one bacterium genomic window:
- a CDS encoding arsenate reductase ArsC has protein sequence MKKKTVLFVCIENACRSQMAEGFAKAYAVDTVDAYSAGSSPSGVISPIAVKVMKEKRIDISSQISKGFGQLSIPKFDYIITMGCKDMCPFYPGAKRIEWEIPSLKGKSIEEFREIRDKIEKRVIEFIDSIIEEKE, from the coding sequence ATGAAAAAAAAGACAGTACTTTTTGTTTGTATAGAGAATGCTTGCCGCAGTCAAATGGCGGAAGGATTCGCAAAAGCGTATGCTGTTGATACAGTGGATGCTTATAGTGCGGGCTCAAGCCCTTCAGGAGTGATTAGTCCAATTGCAGTAAAGGTTATGAAAGAAAAAAGAATAGACATATCATCTCAAATATCAAAAGGTTTTGGTCAATTATCAATACCAAAGTTTGATTACATTATTACTATGGGATGTAAAGATATGTGCCCATTCTATCCGGGAGCGAAAAGAATTGAATGGGAAATACCAAGCCTAAAAGGGAAATCCATAGAAGAATTTAGGGAAATACGAGACAAAATTGAGAAAAGAGTAATAGAATTCATAGATTCAATAATAGAAGAAAAGGAATAA
- a CDS encoding DUF488 family protein produces MLKTKSVYDTKTPEDGIRILVMRKWPRGVPKANVDRWIKELGPSTELLNDWTEHKINWGEYEKRYRCEMENPERQQSIRKIAELSGEKAVTLLCWEKSDEYCHRRLLKELIEKL; encoded by the coding sequence ATGCTGAAAACTAAATCAGTTTATGATACTAAAACCCCAGAAGACGGGATAAGAATCCTCGTTATGAGGAAATGGCCAAGAGGTGTCCCAAAGGCTAATGTAGATAGGTGGATAAAAGAACTGGGCCCAAGCACAGAACTATTGAATGACTGGACTGAACACAAGATTAACTGGGGAGAATATGAAAAAAGGTACAGATGTGAGATGGAGAATCCCGAGAGACAGCAATCAATTAGAAAGATAGCCGAATTGTCAGGGGAAAAGGCAGTAACCTTGCTTTGTTGGGAAAAATCCGACGAGTATTGTCATAGAAGATTATTAAAAGAGCTGATTGAGAAATTATAA
- a CDS encoding sulfide-dependent adenosine diphosphate thiazole synthase translates to MQLDDIKISEAIIERYMKKLIASLDVDVAIAGAGPSGLTAAFYLARKHKKVALFERHLSVGGGMWGGGMMFNEIVVQEEGRQILEEFDIDTKKWKHGYYTASSVETVSSLTRSAVKAGTQIFNLISVEDVMLQKGRVTGLVLNWSATQIANLHVDPLTIRSKYVIEATGHPTEVLKVIERKSGKKLSTPSGGIEGERSMWADVGEKSLIKNTKEVFPGVWVTGMAANAAYGSPRMGPIFGGMLLSGKYCAEQILKQLK, encoded by the coding sequence ATGCAATTAGATGATATAAAAATTTCAGAAGCAATCATAGAAAGGTATATGAAAAAGTTAATTGCCTCGCTTGACGTGGATGTTGCCATTGCAGGCGCAGGTCCTTCCGGACTTACTGCTGCCTTTTATCTTGCCAGAAAGCATAAAAAGGTAGCGCTTTTTGAACGTCATCTTTCAGTAGGCGGGGGAATGTGGGGTGGTGGGATGATGTTTAACGAAATTGTGGTTCAGGAAGAAGGCAGGCAAATACTGGAAGAATTTGATATTGATACAAAAAAATGGAAACATGGCTATTATACTGCAAGTTCTGTGGAAACTGTGAGCAGTTTGACACGTTCAGCAGTAAAAGCAGGAACGCAAATATTCAATCTGATATCCGTAGAAGACGTTATGCTGCAAAAAGGCAGAGTTACAGGGCTTGTACTAAACTGGAGTGCAACACAAATTGCTAATTTACATGTTGATCCTTTAACGATAAGGTCAAAATACGTAATTGAGGCAACCGGACATCCGACAGAGGTTCTAAAAGTTATAGAGAGAAAATCGGGGAAAAAGCTATCAACTCCTTCCGGTGGAATTGAAGGAGAACGCTCAATGTGGGCAGACGTTGGAGAAAAATCTCTTATTAAGAATACGAAAGAAGTATTCCCGGGAGTATGGGTAACAGGAATGGCGGCAAATGCAGCTTACGGCTCACCACGGATGGGACCTATATTTGGAGGAATGCTGTTATCCGGAAAATACTGCGCGGAACAGATACTCAAGCAATTGAAATAA
- a CDS encoding AraC family transcriptional regulator — MKRKVDKIYSKELKKYKKQLLNASPRILTGLEYIEKNYTKRNLSLEKIASYVNMHYKSFSYLWGNTMKVSLKQFINDIRIAKAKELLIKTSLDAEDIAKKIGLAQDNFSRVFKNKEHTTPVEYRKNHKLQIFYSSFEENGMND, encoded by the coding sequence ATGAAGCGAAAAGTTGATAAAATATATTCAAAAGAACTAAAGAAATACAAGAAACAACTGTTAAATGCCTCCCCAAGAATCCTGACAGGACTTGAATACATAGAGAAAAATTATACAAAAAGAAATTTATCATTGGAAAAAATTGCATCTTATGTTAATATGCATTACAAAAGTTTCTCGTATCTCTGGGGAAATACAATGAAAGTTAGTTTGAAGCAATTTATAAATGACATTAGGATTGCAAAAGCAAAAGAATTGCTTATAAAAACAAGCCTTGATGCTGAGGATATTGCGAAAAAAATAGGACTTGCGCAAGATAACTTCTCTAGAGTTTTCAAAAATAAGGAACACACTACGCCTGTAGAATACAGGAAAAACCACAAGCTACAGATTTTTTATTCCTCTTTTGAAGAAAATGGTATGAATGATTAG
- a CDS encoding T9SS type A sorting domain-containing protein, protein MKSFKIYFIIGILGVLLTNSVFAKETRKPWFMERFGRLNERQNIQNNILKNEDSKFLKSNDTLGTIMGTVADNYGNPLKGIEFEVHNLEGNHSWSSGNWKTDSLGQYTIHSLNIPFVSCKLKTVNSTGYIDEWYNNKYDIDSANIINVTFPDTMRNINFELSRGGYISGYITSNKGSPLKNVRVYIYDTNIKDYYMSETTTDSNGYYIITYALLTGNYKVRTYNEESYVDLYWNNKSNWNEANTVSVTAPDTAKNINFNLYMGAKIKGKVYGTKGVLEGVDIVAFNTNSGEWMETGETDSTGNYVITNLPTGCYKLWASPNIWNDTVHAFEWYNNKNNWQTADSIYVTVPDSVLNIDFNLEKNGIITGTVYGASPIDSARVSAWFYLNSWYNWLSVSSKTGIDGTYKLINLRTGDYKVSASKTGYETRWYNDAPDSASADLVSVTMPNTTPNIDFNLTGIEESAGLKDRVPKIKTTQNPFIRTTTISYQIPMKTKVLLKIYDITGRPVKTLVNGEKEAGSYDVSFNAIGLSAGIYFVRFAAGNYKSTKKLVLMR, encoded by the coding sequence GAAACTCGCAAACCTTGGTTTATGGAAAGATTCGGGAGGTTAAACGAAAGACAAAATATTCAGAATAATATTTTGAAAAACGAAGACAGCAAATTTCTTAAAAGTAATGATACACTTGGAACTATTATGGGGACTGTTGCCGACAATTACGGAAACCCATTAAAAGGTATAGAATTTGAAGTTCATAATCTTGAAGGTAATCATAGTTGGAGCAGTGGAAACTGGAAAACCGATTCTTTAGGACAATACACTATTCATAGTTTAAATATACCTTTTGTTAGTTGTAAACTTAAAACAGTAAATTCAACGGGATATATTGATGAATGGTACAATAATAAATATGACATAGATAGTGCCAATATAATAAATGTAACTTTTCCTGATACGATGAGAAATATTAATTTTGAGTTGTCTCGCGGTGGGTATATATCAGGATACATTACTTCTAATAAGGGAAGTCCGCTTAAAAATGTAAGGGTTTATATTTATGACACTAATATTAAAGATTACTATATGTCCGAAACTACCACTGATTCAAACGGTTATTATATTATAACTTATGCTCTTCTTACAGGAAATTATAAAGTTCGAACATATAACGAAGAAAGTTATGTTGACCTTTATTGGAACAATAAGTCTAATTGGAATGAAGCAAATACGGTAAGTGTAACTGCTCCCGATACTGCTAAAAACATTAATTTCAACTTATATATGGGAGCAAAAATTAAAGGGAAAGTATACGGGACAAAAGGAGTTCTTGAAGGCGTAGACATTGTCGCGTTTAATACAAATTCAGGGGAATGGATGGAGACCGGAGAAACTGATTCTACTGGGAATTATGTTATTACTAATTTACCAACAGGCTGTTATAAACTTTGGGCTTCTCCTAACATTTGGAATGATACGGTTCATGCATTTGAATGGTACAACAATAAAAATAATTGGCAAACCGCTGACTCTATATATGTAACTGTCCCCGATTCAGTTTTGAATATCGATTTTAATCTTGAAAAGAATGGAATTATTACAGGGACTGTTTATGGGGCATCACCGATAGATAGCGCTAGAGTTTCAGCGTGGTTTTATTTGAATAGTTGGTATAATTGGTTATCCGTTAGTAGTAAAACAGGCATTGACGGCACATATAAATTAATAAACCTTCGTACAGGAGATTACAAGGTATCTGCTTCTAAAACAGGATATGAAACAAGATGGTATAATGACGCCCCTGACTCTGCAAGTGCAGACCTTGTTTCTGTTACAATGCCAAATACCACACCTAATATTGACTTTAATTTAACGGGTATTGAAGAGAGTGCAGGACTAAAAGATAGAGTACCAAAGATAAAAACAACTCAAAATCCATTTATTCGGACCACAACGATTTCCTATCAGATACCGATGAAAACTAAGGTTTTACTGAAAATTTATGATATTACCGGTAGACCGGTAAAGACATTAGTGAACGGGGAGAAAGAAGCCGGTAGTTATGATGTTAGTTTTAATGCAATAGGACTTTCTGCTGGTATCTATTTTGTAAGATTTGCCGCCGGCAACTACAAATCCACTAAGAAACTTGTCTTAATGAGATAG